A section of the Sebastes fasciatus isolate fSebFas1 chromosome 21, fSebFas1.pri, whole genome shotgun sequence genome encodes:
- the LOC141759501 gene encoding protein adenylyltransferase SelO-like isoform X1, translating to MWSSYKVLVFALVAASSFMLVHALDFCTSTDSDCHSDSHDSTTSSSQLSTNAGRSRWNISVSKLIQDLGQFRVSCKKLIESFPIDDVDGNFARPVKNCIFSRSSPTPLKGRLRLAAASKDAIEGILDLDVAVTRSDDFLRYASGGRLPSGSVPLAHRYGGHQFGYWAGQLGDGRAHSLGQYTNRKGEVWELQLKGSGKTPYSRSGDGRAVIRSSVREFLGSEAMHFLGVPTSRAASLIVSDEPVIRDQFYNGNVKTERGAVVLRLAKSWFRIGSLEILAQSGERDLLRKLLNFVIDQHFPSINSDDPDKYLMFYSTVVNETAHLIAQWMSVGFAHGVCNTDNFSLLSITIDYGPFGFMESYNPNFVPNTSDDEGRYSIGAQANVGLFNLEKLLMALSVLSNKQHDEAKIILKGYFDIYQTRFHQLFKAKLGLLGEEENDSYLIAFLLKMMEDTQSDFTMTFRQLSEVSAQQLHNRNFTQMWALEELSSHKLFSDWLSMYLLQLSRQPNDSDLDRQHRMKNVNPRYVLRNWIAESAIHKAETNDFSEVALLHHILSFPFVTQETAEEAGYAARPPLWAKRLKVSCSS from the exons ATGTGGAGCTCCTACAAAGTGTTAGTCTTTGCTCTGGTAGCAGCATCCAGCTTCATGTTGGTGCATGCTCTGGACTTCTGCACAAGTACTGACAGTGACTGCCATAGTGATAGTCATGATAGTACAACATCAAGCAGCCAGCTGTCCACAAACGCTGGCAGATCCAGGTGGAACATCAGTGTTTCAAAGCTTATACAGGACCTGGGCCAGTTCAGAGTGTCCTGCAAGAAGCTGATAG AATCATTCCCTATCGATGATGTCGATGGTAACTTTGCTCGCCCTGTGAAGAACTGCATATTCTCCAGATCCAGTCCAACGCCACTGAAAGGCCGGTTAAGACTTGCAGCAGCTTCTAAG GACGCCATCGAGGGGATTTTAGACTTGGATGTGGCCGTGACCCGGTCAGATGATTTCCTGCGTTATGCCAGCGGCGGCAGACTGCCATCAGGATCTGTTCCACTTGCTCACAGATATGGAGGTCATCAG TTTGGCTACTGGGCCGGTCAGCTGGGCGATGGTCGAGCACATTCCCTTGGTCAGTATACCAACAG GAAAGGAGAAGTATGGGAACTGCAGCTCAAAGGCTCTGGGAAGACACCTTATTCAAG GTCAGGAGACGGTCGAGCTGTGATCCGTTCTTCTGTGAGGGAGTTCCTGGGCAGTGAAGCCATGCACTTCCTGGGTGTTCCTACCAGCAGGGCTGCCAG tCTAATTGTGAGTGACGAGCCGGTGATAAGGGATCAGTTCTACAATGGCAAtgtgaagacagagagag GAGCTGTCGTCCTCCGGTTAGCCAAGTCCTGGTTTCGGATCGGATCTTTAGAAATCTTGGCTCAAAGTGGAGAGAGAGATCTCCTGAG aaAGCTGTTGAACTTTGTGAttgatcaacattttccttCAATCAACTCAGACGACCCAGATAAATATTTG aTGTTTTATTCCACAGTTGTAAATGAAACAGCACATCTGATTGCCCAGTGGATGTCGGTCGGGTTTGCACACG GTGTGTGCAACACAGACAACTTCAGCCTCCTCTCCATCACCATCGACTACGGACCATTTGGCTTCATGGAGTCGTATAACCCCA ATTTTGTCCCCAACACATCTGATGATGAGGGCAGATACAGCATCGGAGCTCAGGCCAACGTTGGACTCTTTAACCTTGAGAAGCTCTTGATGGCTCTCAGTGTGCTTTCTAACAAACAGCACGACGA ggctaaaattattttaaaaggaTATTTTGATATTTACCAGACGAG GTTTCATCAGCTCTTTAAAGCTAAACTGGGGCTTTTAGGTGAAGAGGAGAATGACAGCTACCTCATTGCCTTCCTGCTTAAG ATGATGGAGGACACACAATCAGACTTCACCATGACCTTCAGGCAGCTCAGTGAAGTTTCAGCCCAGCAGCTTCACAACAGGAACTTCACACAG ATGTGGGCTCTTGAAGAACTGTCGTCCCACAAGCTCTTCTCTGATTGGCTCAGCATGTACCTGCTCCAGCTCAGCAG ACAACCAAATGACAGTGATTTGGATCGTCAACACAGGATGAAAA ATGTAAATCCTAGATATGTGCTGAGGAACTGGATAGCAGAGTCTGCGATACATAAAGCTGAGACGAATGACTTTTCTGAG GTGGCGCTGCTGCACCATATCCTGTCATTTCCCTTTGTTACACAAGAGACTGCAGAGGAGGCGGGCTATGCAGCAAGACCTCCCCTTTGGGCCAAGAGGTTAAAGGTCAGCTGCTCCTCTTAG
- the LOC141759501 gene encoding protein adenylyltransferase SelO-like isoform X2: MLVHALDFCTSTDSDCHSDSHDSTTSSSQLSTNAGRSRWNISVSKLIQDLGQFRVSCKKLIESFPIDDVDGNFARPVKNCIFSRSSPTPLKGRLRLAAASKDAIEGILDLDVAVTRSDDFLRYASGGRLPSGSVPLAHRYGGHQFGYWAGQLGDGRAHSLGQYTNRKGEVWELQLKGSGKTPYSRSGDGRAVIRSSVREFLGSEAMHFLGVPTSRAASLIVSDEPVIRDQFYNGNVKTERGAVVLRLAKSWFRIGSLEILAQSGERDLLRKLLNFVIDQHFPSINSDDPDKYLMFYSTVVNETAHLIAQWMSVGFAHGVCNTDNFSLLSITIDYGPFGFMESYNPNFVPNTSDDEGRYSIGAQANVGLFNLEKLLMALSVLSNKQHDEAKIILKGYFDIYQTRFHQLFKAKLGLLGEEENDSYLIAFLLKMMEDTQSDFTMTFRQLSEVSAQQLHNRNFTQMWALEELSSHKLFSDWLSMYLLQLSRQPNDSDLDRQHRMKNVNPRYVLRNWIAESAIHKAETNDFSEVALLHHILSFPFVTQETAEEAGYAARPPLWAKRLKVSCSS, translated from the exons ATGTTGGTGCATGCTCTGGACTTCTGCACAAGTACTGACAGTGACTGCCATAGTGATAGTCATGATAGTACAACATCAAGCAGCCAGCTGTCCACAAACGCTGGCAGATCCAGGTGGAACATCAGTGTTTCAAAGCTTATACAGGACCTGGGCCAGTTCAGAGTGTCCTGCAAGAAGCTGATAG AATCATTCCCTATCGATGATGTCGATGGTAACTTTGCTCGCCCTGTGAAGAACTGCATATTCTCCAGATCCAGTCCAACGCCACTGAAAGGCCGGTTAAGACTTGCAGCAGCTTCTAAG GACGCCATCGAGGGGATTTTAGACTTGGATGTGGCCGTGACCCGGTCAGATGATTTCCTGCGTTATGCCAGCGGCGGCAGACTGCCATCAGGATCTGTTCCACTTGCTCACAGATATGGAGGTCATCAG TTTGGCTACTGGGCCGGTCAGCTGGGCGATGGTCGAGCACATTCCCTTGGTCAGTATACCAACAG GAAAGGAGAAGTATGGGAACTGCAGCTCAAAGGCTCTGGGAAGACACCTTATTCAAG GTCAGGAGACGGTCGAGCTGTGATCCGTTCTTCTGTGAGGGAGTTCCTGGGCAGTGAAGCCATGCACTTCCTGGGTGTTCCTACCAGCAGGGCTGCCAG tCTAATTGTGAGTGACGAGCCGGTGATAAGGGATCAGTTCTACAATGGCAAtgtgaagacagagagag GAGCTGTCGTCCTCCGGTTAGCCAAGTCCTGGTTTCGGATCGGATCTTTAGAAATCTTGGCTCAAAGTGGAGAGAGAGATCTCCTGAG aaAGCTGTTGAACTTTGTGAttgatcaacattttccttCAATCAACTCAGACGACCCAGATAAATATTTG aTGTTTTATTCCACAGTTGTAAATGAAACAGCACATCTGATTGCCCAGTGGATGTCGGTCGGGTTTGCACACG GTGTGTGCAACACAGACAACTTCAGCCTCCTCTCCATCACCATCGACTACGGACCATTTGGCTTCATGGAGTCGTATAACCCCA ATTTTGTCCCCAACACATCTGATGATGAGGGCAGATACAGCATCGGAGCTCAGGCCAACGTTGGACTCTTTAACCTTGAGAAGCTCTTGATGGCTCTCAGTGTGCTTTCTAACAAACAGCACGACGA ggctaaaattattttaaaaggaTATTTTGATATTTACCAGACGAG GTTTCATCAGCTCTTTAAAGCTAAACTGGGGCTTTTAGGTGAAGAGGAGAATGACAGCTACCTCATTGCCTTCCTGCTTAAG ATGATGGAGGACACACAATCAGACTTCACCATGACCTTCAGGCAGCTCAGTGAAGTTTCAGCCCAGCAGCTTCACAACAGGAACTTCACACAG ATGTGGGCTCTTGAAGAACTGTCGTCCCACAAGCTCTTCTCTGATTGGCTCAGCATGTACCTGCTCCAGCTCAGCAG ACAACCAAATGACAGTGATTTGGATCGTCAACACAGGATGAAAA ATGTAAATCCTAGATATGTGCTGAGGAACTGGATAGCAGAGTCTGCGATACATAAAGCTGAGACGAATGACTTTTCTGAG GTGGCGCTGCTGCACCATATCCTGTCATTTCCCTTTGTTACACAAGAGACTGCAGAGGAGGCGGGCTATGCAGCAAGACCTCCCCTTTGGGCCAAGAGGTTAAAGGTCAGCTGCTCCTCTTAG